One Palaemon carinicauda isolate YSFRI2023 chromosome 4, ASM3689809v2, whole genome shotgun sequence DNA segment encodes these proteins:
- the LOC137639737 gene encoding aminopeptidase N-like — MREIRRDEPSQNFNRNCPQSITLFEGGPDISTKITIVDYDHQFYYVLLKEELEPGRTYNFSLDFESYLDTDGTGFFRSSYIDEEGREIPVALTQFEANGARRAFPCFDEPSFKATFECHIAREESMSALSNMPLVETSPVEGQEGWLWDHFRATPSMSTYLVAFVVSDFASNVTETAEGLPYTAWCRNQEIKHSNYALDMGPEVLTFYAEYLRVPYLMPKMDIAAVVGFEGAMENWGMIIYEEDFMLFDPEVQTEADKQQVTKVISHETSHQWFGDLVTMGWWSHLWLNEGFAKYMEYLGANHVHPEWNMLDQFVVDVVQYALEVDSDETHSHPVIQNVSSTEDISTIIDDITYKKGGSLNRMMNHILTEQTFVEGINSYLMEYQYNNAYQDYLFEHLTIAGHEDGNLPQDMTMKQVMDSWTLQAGYPVVTVNRSEDGTSAIVSQKRFLFSNESTDEETWWVPLTYTSQDNPDFHHTQTMIWMTDEEREITIGSLPQKDQWVVFNIQETGFYRVNYDDNNWDLLLQQLETDPEAIHHLNRAQILDDYAHLSRAGYLSYSSAMDFFAYLRKEREYLPWASALNHLDYMELMLSDTAPNEPFKKFLLDLIVPLYEEFGFEVKDNMDQQEQFKQMLAIAWACDLGHENCIENARRLFNDWMESPDEVNSFISPNIRATVYCSAIAEGTVNEWNFAWNQYLRSSSQSEKHRILEALGCSRDAEVLLKFLISLAKNISEDLDEYASLLIGLSKQKVSENIAWRENNYDVILHWLQEHNYAPSLRNI, encoded by the exons atgagggaaatccgtaggGATGAACCAAGCCAGaattttaacaggaattgtccacagagt ATCACTTTGTTTGAAGGAGGGCCTGATATCAGCACCAAAATAACAATAGTTGACTATGACCACCAATTCTATTATGTCTTGTTAAAAGAGGAGTTGGAACCGGGGAGAACTTACAACTTTTCTCTAGACTTCGAATCGTATCTTGACACGGATGGCACTGGATTCTTCCGGTCATCTTACATTGATGAAGAGGGCAGAGAAAT ACCAGTCGCCCTCACTCAGTTCGAAGCAAACGGAGCCAGGCGAGCGTTCCCCTGTTTCGACGAGCCCTCTTTCAAAGCTACTTTTGAATGCCACATAGCGAGAGAGGAATCCATGTCAGCCCTTTCGAACATGCCTTTGGTCGAGACTAGCCCTGT AGAGGGCCAGGAAGGATGGCTCTGGGACCACTTCCGGGCTACCCCATCCATGTCGACTTATCTGGTCGCTTTCGTAGTGTCGGATTTTGCCAGCAATGTCACTGAGACTGCGGAAGGTCTTCCCTATACGG CGTGGTGTCGAAACCAAGAAATCAAGCATTCTAACTATGCGCTGGATATGGGACCTGAGGTCCTGACATTCTACGCAGAATACCTGCGAGTTCCTTATTTGATGCCGAAAATGGACATTGCAGCAGTTGTGGGATTTGAAGGAGCCATGGAAAACTGGGGAATGATTATCTATGA GGAGGATTTCATGCTGTTTGATCCCGAAGTGCAGACCGAGGCGGACAAGCAGCAAGTGACAAAGGTCATTTCCCACGAGACTTCTCATCAGTGGTTCGGAGATCTGGTCACCATGGGATGGTGGAGTCATCTCTGGCTGAATGAAGGATTCGCTAAATATATGGAGTATTTGGGAGCGAACCAT GTTCATCCTGAGTGGAATATGCTTGACCAATTTGTTGTGGATGTAGTCCAATACGCTCTTGAGGTAGATTCTGACGAGACTCATTCTCATCCTGTGATACAAAACGTGAGCAGCACAGAAGATATAAGCACCATAATCGACGATATTACTTATAAAAAAG GTGGTTCTTTGAATAGGATGATGAACCACATACTAACGGAACAAACTTTCGTCGAAGGAATCAATTCCTATCTTATGGAATA CCAGTACAACAACGCTTATCAAGATTACCTGTTCGAGCACCTGACGATCGCTGGCCACGAAGACGGGAACTTGCCACAAGACATGACCATGAAGCAAGTCATGGATTCATGGACGCTACAAGCGGGTTATCCCGTCGTTACTGTCAACAGATCAGAAGACGGAACATCAGCCATCGTTTCGCAG AAACGGTTTTTGTTCTCCAACGAAAGCACAGATGAAGAAACTTGGTGGGTCCCTTTGACTTACACGAGCCAGGACAATCCGGACTTCCATCACACACAAACAATGATCTGGATGACAGATGAAGAGAGAGAAATTACCATCGGGTCCCTACCACAGAAGGATCAGTGGGTTGTTTTCAACATCCAAGAAACAGGGTTTTATAGGGTGAATTACGACGACAATAACTGGGATTTACTCTTGCAACAGTTGGAGACTGATCCGGAGGCGATACACCACCTCAACAGAGCTCAGATACTTGACGACTACGCCCACCTGTCACGAGCAG GTTACCTGTCCTACTCATCCGCTATGGACTTTTTCGCATACCTGCGCAAGGAGAGGGAATATCTACCATGGGCCTCTGCTCTTAACCATCTAGACTACATGGAACTAATGTTATCAGATACAGCACCCAATGAACCATTCAAG AAATTCCTTCTAGATCTGATCGTGCCACTCTATGAGGAGTTTGGATTCGAGGTTAAAGATAATATGGATCAACAAGAACAGTTTAAACAGATGCTAGCAATCGCCTGGGCTTGTGATCTTGGACACGAGAATTGCATAGAAAACGCAAGACGTCTTTTCAATGATTGGATGGAGAGCCCGGATGAAGTTAACAG TTTCATAAGTCCAAACATAAGGGCGACGGTCTACTGCTCCGCCATAGCCGAAGGAACTGTTAATGAATGGAACTTCGCATGGAATCAGTATCTTCGATCCAGTAGCCAGTCGGAAAAACACAGGATTCTGGAAGCCTTGGGATGCAGCAGAGATGCTGAAGTACTTTTGAAGTTC